From the Arvicola amphibius chromosome 2, mArvAmp1.2, whole genome shotgun sequence genome, one window contains:
- the Gpr27 gene encoding probable G-protein coupled receptor 27, giving the protein MANASELGGGGGGGGGGGGAEAAALGLRLATLSLLLCVSLAGNVLFALLIVRERSLHRAPYYLLLDLCLADGLRALACLPAVMLAARRAASAAGTPPGALGCKLLAFLAALFCFHAAFLLLGVGVTRYLAIAHHRFYAERLAGWPCAAMLVCAAWALALAAAFPPVLDGGGADDEDAPCALEQRPDGAPGALGFLLLLAAVVGATHLVYLRLLFFIHDRRKMRPARLVPAVSHDWTFHGPGATGQAAANWTAGFGRGPTPPALVGIRPAGPGRGARRLLVLEEFKTEKRLCKMFYAITLLFLLLWGPYVVASYLRVLVQPGAVPQAYLTASVWLTFAQAGINPVVCFLFNRELRDCFRAQFPCCQTPQATQAALPCDLKGIGL; this is encoded by the coding sequence ATGGCGAACGCtagtgagctgggcggtggtggtggtggcggcggcggcggcggtggggCCGAGGCGGCCGCGCTGGGCCTCAGGCTGGCCACGCTCAGCCTGCTGTTGTGCGTGAGCCTGGCGGGCAACGTGTTGTTCGCGCTGCTCATCGTGCGGGAGCGCAGCCTGCACCGCGCTCCTTACTACCTGCTGCTCGACCTGTGCCTGGCCGACGGTCTGCGCGCGCTCGCCTGCCTCCCGGCCGTAATGCTGGCGGCGCGGCGCGCGGCGTCCGCGGCAGGGACGCCTCCGGGCGCGTTGGGCTGCAAGCTGCTGGCCTTCCTAGCCGCACTCTTCTGCTTCCACGCGGCCTTTCTGCTTCTAGGTGTGGGCGTCACCCGCTACCTGGCCATCGCGCACCACCGCTTCTATGCCGAGCGCCTGGCCGGCTGGCCGTGCGCCGCGATGCTGGTGTGCGCCGCCTGGGCGCTGGCGTTGGCCGCGGCCTTTCCGCCGGTGCTGGACGGAGGTGGCGCGGACGACGAGGACGCGCCGTGTGCCCTGGAGCAGCGGCCCGACGGCGCCCCGGGCGCGCTaggcttcctgctgctgctggccgCGGTGGTGGGCGCCACGCACCTCGTCTACCTCCGCCTGCTCTTCTTCATCCACGATCGCCGCAAGATGCGGCCCGCGCGCCTGGTGCCCGCCGTCAGCCACGATTGGACCTTCCACGGCCCGGGAGCCACGGGCCAGGCGGCTGCCAACTGGACGGCGGGCTTCGGCCGTGGGCCCACGCCACCTGCGCTGGTGGGCATCAGGCCTGCAGGCCCGGGCCGCGGCGCCCGGCGACTCCTGGTGCTGGAGGAGTTCAAGACAGAGAAGAGGCTGTGCAAGATGTTCTACGCCATCACGctgctcttcctgctcctctgggGGCCCTATGTGGTGGCCAGTTACCTGCGTGTCCTGGTGCAGCCGGGCGCTGTCCCGCAGGCCTACCTGACAGCCTCGGTGTGGCTGACATTTGCGCAGGCTGGCATCAACCCCGTGGTGTGCTTCCTCTTCAATCGGGAGCTGAGGGACTGTTTCAGAGCCCAGTTTCCCTGCTGCCAGACCCCCCAGGCTACACAGGCCGCCCTCCCCTGCGACCTGAAAGGCATTGGTTTGTGA